One segment of Leeia aquatica DNA contains the following:
- a CDS encoding 3'-5' exonuclease, whose amino-acid sequence MVPILVFDIETIPDAEGLRRLHGHPESVSDAAVVELARQARRESHGNDFLPHYLQRVVAISCVLRSDAGFKVWSLGEPDEPEASLIQRFFDGVERYTPQLVSWNGGGFDLPVLHYRSLRHGLTAPRYWDLGDDDREFKWNNYISRYHLRHIDLMDLLALYQSRAYAPLDDLAKLCGFPGKLGMDGSKVWEAWQQGRIAEIRDYCETDVVNTYLVFQRFQQMRGVLSRDACQQEMALVREHLQRLPGEQWQAYLSAWQEGA is encoded by the coding sequence ATGGTCCCGATTCTGGTATTCGATATTGAAACCATCCCGGATGCCGAAGGCCTACGGCGTCTGCACGGCCACCCGGAAAGCGTGAGTGATGCGGCGGTGGTGGAGCTGGCGCGGCAGGCGCGGCGGGAGTCGCACGGCAATGATTTCTTGCCGCATTACCTGCAGCGGGTGGTCGCCATCTCCTGTGTCTTGCGTTCAGATGCCGGGTTCAAAGTATGGTCGCTGGGCGAACCGGATGAGCCCGAGGCCTCACTGATCCAGCGCTTCTTTGACGGGGTAGAACGCTATACCCCGCAGCTGGTGTCGTGGAACGGTGGTGGTTTTGATCTGCCGGTGCTGCACTATCGCAGCTTGCGTCATGGCCTGACGGCACCCCGTTACTGGGATCTGGGCGATGATGACCGTGAATTCAAGTGGAACAACTACATTAGCCGTTACCATTTGAGGCACATTGACCTGATGGACCTGCTGGCGCTGTATCAAAGCCGGGCCTATGCACCGCTGGATGACCTCGCCAAACTGTGCGGCTTCCCCGGCAAACTGGGCATGGATGGCAGCAAGGTCTGGGAGGCCTGGCAGCAGGGGCGTATTGCAGAAATCCGTGACTATTGCGAAACGGACGTGGTCAACACCTATCTGGTTTTCCAGCGTTTCCAGCAGATGCGCGGTGTGCTCAGTCGCGATGCCTGTCAGCAGGAAATGGCACTGGTACGTGAGCATCTGCAGCGTTTGCCCGGTGAGCAGTGGCAAGCCTATCTGTCTGCCTGGCAAGAGGGTGCATGA
- a CDS encoding GSCFA domain-containing protein codes for MNPYQALPPVAFWRTAIAERDAFSISGLWQPRFPLTRDDRVLTAGSCFAQHISRAMASAGISWLDTEPAPAWLPRSEHAANHYGVFSFRTGNLYTVAGFLQWLRWAFGEAPMPDEMWEAQGRWYDPFRPAILPDGYASQAMLQQGRETTLRAIRDGVQQATLLVFTLGLTEAWRHRQHGYVYPMCPGTLHGRFDAQLHEFHNYRFVEILQDMQQLLQLLKIHNPALRVLLTVSPVPLTATASGKHVLCATTQSKSVLRAVAGELADTHDHVDYFPSYEIITSPPFKGMFFDPNLRTVCPHGVDQVMRHFWQAQGIDPRVPSSSSEHVGNEADLQCEEVVLAYHQQG; via the coding sequence GTGAACCCTTACCAGGCTTTACCCCCAGTTGCATTCTGGCGCACAGCCATTGCGGAGCGGGATGCGTTTTCAATCTCTGGCTTATGGCAGCCCCGTTTCCCGCTCACCCGGGATGACCGGGTCTTGACTGCGGGCTCATGTTTTGCGCAGCACATTAGCCGCGCCATGGCCAGCGCGGGGATCTCTTGGCTGGATACCGAGCCCGCCCCCGCATGGCTGCCGCGCTCCGAGCATGCCGCCAACCACTATGGTGTCTTTTCGTTTCGCACCGGCAACCTGTATACCGTCGCCGGTTTTCTGCAATGGCTGCGCTGGGCATTTGGCGAAGCGCCCATGCCGGATGAGATGTGGGAGGCGCAAGGCCGCTGGTATGACCCATTCCGCCCGGCCATTCTTCCCGATGGCTATGCCTCACAGGCCATGCTGCAGCAAGGACGTGAGACCACGCTTCGGGCCATTCGTGATGGCGTGCAACAAGCGACACTGCTGGTGTTTACCCTGGGGCTGACAGAAGCCTGGCGCCATCGCCAGCACGGCTACGTTTATCCAATGTGCCCAGGTACTTTGCATGGCCGGTTTGATGCACAGCTTCACGAATTTCATAACTACCGGTTTGTAGAGATCCTGCAGGACATGCAACAGCTATTGCAGCTGCTGAAGATTCATAATCCGGCACTTCGTGTTCTCTTGACAGTATCGCCGGTGCCCCTGACCGCGACTGCTAGTGGCAAGCATGTGTTGTGTGCGACCACGCAGTCCAAGTCTGTGTTGCGCGCGGTTGCGGGCGAGCTGGCTGATACGCATGACCATGTGGACTACTTCCCTTCGTATGAAATCATCACCAGCCCCCCCTTCAAGGGCATGTTCTTTGACCCCAACCTGAGAACGGTATGCCCGCATGGTGTCGATCAGGTCATGAGACACTTTTGGCAAGCACAAGGTATTGACCCAAGAGTGCCCTCATCCTCATCGGAGCATGTTGGTAATGAGGCTGACCTGCAATGTGAGGAAGTGGTATTAGCGTATCACCAGCAGGGTTGA
- a CDS encoding MarR family winged helix-turn-helix transcriptional regulator, whose translation MVTDSSVVARQIGELYHQLYLHLHVRWQPGESRPGPEALAMMQHLHVTGPLTIGEIVQHLQRAQSAISEQVMRLEQQGWLTRFADQRDRRRTLVWLSEAGLAVLHKAQRPLDADLMAASLQQLSTVEQQQLIALLQRWLAAAIPLNHWSPDHE comes from the coding sequence ATGGTAACTGACAGTAGCGTTGTGGCACGTCAAATTGGCGAACTGTATCACCAGCTCTACCTGCACCTGCATGTACGCTGGCAGCCTGGCGAGAGCCGGCCGGGGCCGGAAGCGCTGGCGATGATGCAGCACTTGCATGTGACGGGTCCGCTGACCATTGGTGAAATTGTGCAGCATCTGCAGCGGGCCCAATCTGCCATCAGTGAGCAAGTGATGCGGCTGGAGCAGCAAGGCTGGCTGACCCGCTTTGCAGATCAGCGGGATAGGCGACGCACCTTGGTCTGGTTGTCCGAAGCCGGTCTGGCTGTCCTGCACAAAGCGCAGCGACCACTGGATGCCGACTTAATGGCGGCTTCATTGCAACAGTTGAGCACGGTTGAACAACAGCAGCTGATTGCTTTGCTGCAGCGCTGGCTGGCGGCTGCCATACCCCTCAATCACTGGAGTCCGGATCATGAGTGA
- a CDS encoding DMT family transporter encodes MLVFRVYLKLVLTTLFWGGSFIAGHAVMRGLPPMVAATGRFLLAALVLLGILLSTEGWPKVNRKQWLTILGLALTGIFAYNFFFFKGLGLIPASRAALLVALNPILTALVEALLYRKRLSPMRLLGVSLSLLGTLWVVSQGHLSSFTQGAVGWGELVMLMASLSWVVYTLISRRAMTGLSPLANTTLSGMLGFVLLLPFALQDGLTGHLVHMGWQEWALLAYLAVPGTVLSFLWYAEGIKAVGPQRTIIFTNLVPVFGVLLSVLLLGEQLSLATVLGGSLTIAGVFLTNRVK; translated from the coding sequence GTGCTTGTGTTCCGCGTTTATCTGAAGTTGGTGTTGACGACGCTGTTCTGGGGCGGTTCCTTCATTGCCGGGCATGCCGTGATGCGCGGGCTGCCGCCGATGGTGGCCGCAACAGGCCGCTTCCTGCTGGCAGCGCTAGTGCTGCTGGGCATTTTGTTGAGCACTGAGGGTTGGCCCAAGGTCAATCGCAAGCAATGGTTGACGATACTGGGGCTCGCACTGACCGGCATATTTGCCTATAATTTCTTTTTCTTCAAAGGGTTGGGGCTAATTCCTGCCAGCCGGGCGGCGCTGCTGGTAGCACTGAATCCGATCCTCACCGCACTGGTCGAGGCACTGCTTTACCGCAAGCGCCTGTCTCCCATGCGATTGTTGGGGGTATCCCTCTCGCTATTGGGTACACTTTGGGTGGTGTCACAAGGTCATCTGTCCAGCTTCACCCAGGGCGCGGTCGGGTGGGGAGAGCTGGTGATGCTGATGGCGTCGCTATCCTGGGTGGTGTATACCCTGATCAGCCGCCGGGCCATGACGGGCCTGAGCCCACTGGCCAATACCACCCTGTCCGGCATGCTGGGTTTTGTACTGCTGCTGCCTTTTGCCCTGCAGGATGGCTTGACGGGGCATCTGGTCCATATGGGCTGGCAGGAGTGGGCTTTGCTGGCCTATCTGGCGGTGCCCGGCACCGTGTTATCCTTCCTCTGGTATGCCGAGGGTATCAAGGCGGTTGGGCCGCAACGCACCATTATTTTCACCAACTTGGTGCCCGTGTTTGGCGTCTTGCTATCGGTACTGTTGCTGGGCGAGCAGCTGAGTCTGGCCACGGTGCTGGGTGGTAGCCTGACCATAGCCGGTGTTTTCCTTACCAATCGTGTGAAGTAA
- a CDS encoding ATP-binding cassette domain-containing protein: MSLFHLQGVSLEYPHRVCFHSVDLHIVAGQRIALVGDNGSGKSSFLQLLSGALSPSAGQLRRQPHLHVGYLPQLITPVPGRSGGQNMQQRMSEVLQEQPDVLLLDEPSNHLDPAARKALKRMLRTYGGTLLIVSHDAELLRGLCDTLYCLQDGQLQIFQGELEDWLQHQATEREQVHAALNAIAHEQQQAHQQLMREQQRASKARQHGNKQIEERRWATIKSPAKLGRSNTTAGQRQTGLRDKREALLAQRAALPRLEEIQPSFQLSAAERGNRHVLQIAAGVLGYTPAAPVLTGIQLQLEAKERIWLTGPNGSGKSTLLRALRGDVSLHRAGDWLLPPSAEVAYLDQHYADLQPSLTVLACLQDHAPGWSMQQLRRHLSDFLFRHEAQVNCTVERLSGGERARLALACLAARPPRLLLLDEPSNNLDWTMKRHLLSVLQAWPASLLVVSHDVAFMQQLRIDRQLSVEAWHA, translated from the coding sequence ATGTCCTTATTTCATCTGCAAGGCGTTAGCCTTGAGTACCCGCATCGGGTTTGTTTCCATTCGGTAGACCTGCATATTGTCGCCGGGCAGCGTATTGCGCTGGTGGGGGACAACGGTAGCGGCAAATCCTCCTTTCTGCAGTTGCTGAGCGGAGCGCTCTCGCCGTCTGCCGGGCAACTGCGCCGGCAGCCTCATCTGCACGTCGGCTACTTGCCGCAGTTGATTACGCCTGTACCCGGACGCAGTGGTGGCCAAAACATGCAACAGCGCATGAGCGAAGTCTTGCAAGAACAGCCGGATGTCCTGCTGCTGGATGAGCCCAGCAATCATCTGGACCCGGCGGCCCGTAAGGCCTTGAAGCGTATGCTGCGAACTTACGGTGGCACCCTGCTGATCGTCAGCCATGATGCTGAGCTGTTACGAGGTCTGTGTGACACCCTGTACTGCTTGCAGGACGGGCAGTTGCAGATTTTCCAGGGGGAGCTGGAGGACTGGCTGCAACATCAGGCTACCGAACGAGAGCAGGTGCATGCTGCACTGAATGCCATCGCGCATGAACAACAACAGGCCCACCAGCAATTGATGCGGGAACAGCAGCGGGCCAGCAAGGCCAGACAGCACGGCAACAAGCAGATCGAGGAACGACGCTGGGCCACCATCAAGTCGCCAGCCAAGCTGGGGCGGAGCAATACCACGGCTGGGCAGCGCCAGACTGGTTTGCGGGACAAGCGGGAGGCGCTATTGGCGCAGCGAGCCGCTTTGCCGCGCTTAGAGGAGATTCAGCCTTCCTTTCAGCTGTCTGCGGCCGAGCGGGGAAACCGCCATGTGTTGCAGATTGCGGCAGGTGTACTGGGATATACCCCCGCTGCGCCAGTGCTGACAGGTATACAACTGCAGCTGGAGGCAAAGGAGCGTATCTGGTTAACCGGGCCGAATGGCAGTGGTAAGTCCACCTTGCTGCGTGCTTTGAGGGGCGATGTTTCCTTGCACCGTGCGGGTGACTGGCTTTTGCCCCCATCAGCCGAGGTGGCGTATCTGGACCAGCACTATGCGGACCTGCAGCCTTCACTTACCGTGCTGGCGTGTTTGCAGGACCATGCCCCCGGGTGGTCCATGCAGCAATTGCGTCGTCATCTCAGTGATTTTCTGTTCCGGCATGAGGCGCAGGTTAACTGCACCGTAGAGAGGCTGTCAGGTGGAGAGCGTGCTCGCCTGGCGCTGGCCTGTCTGGCGGCCAGGCCACCCCGCCTATTGTTGCTGGATGAGCCCAGCAATAATCTGGACTGGACAATGAAACGCCACTTGCTCAGTGTATTGCAGGCATGGCCTGCCAGCCTGCTTGTGGTGTCGCATGATGTGGCGTTCATGCAGCAACTTCGGATTGACCGGCAGCTTTCTGTCGAAGCCTGGCACGCCTAG
- a CDS encoding aminoacyl-tRNA deacylase, translating to MSQDKYPVTTAVRALRAAGVAFEPCLYEYVEKGGTRHSSEALGAPHHAVIKTIVMENEARQPLIVLMHGDREISAQALARTLGYKRITPCDPDVANKHTGYLVGGTSPFGTRKPLPVYVESSILALDRIWINGGKRGFLVAMAAADLNKVLPCQTVQVAVAPS from the coding sequence ATGAGTCAGGATAAATACCCGGTCACTACGGCGGTACGCGCTTTGCGCGCGGCGGGTGTCGCGTTTGAGCCTTGCCTGTATGAGTACGTGGAGAAGGGCGGCACCCGGCATAGCAGCGAGGCATTGGGTGCGCCCCATCATGCGGTGATCAAGACCATCGTGATGGAGAATGAAGCACGTCAGCCGCTGATCGTGCTGATGCATGGTGACCGGGAAATCTCCGCGCAAGCGCTGGCGCGCACCTTGGGCTACAAGCGCATTACGCCTTGTGATCCGGATGTCGCCAATAAGCATACCGGCTACCTGGTCGGCGGCACCTCTCCCTTCGGTACCCGCAAGCCACTGCCTGTCTATGTGGAGAGCAGCATCCTGGCACTGGACCGGATCTGGATCAACGGTGGCAAGCGTGGCTTCCTGGTCGCCATGGCCGCTGCAGATTTAAACAAGGTGCTGCCCTGTCAAACCGTACAGGTGGCGGTCGCCCCAAGCTGA